From Triticum urartu cultivar G1812 chromosome 2, Tu2.1, whole genome shotgun sequence, a single genomic window includes:
- the LOC125537237 gene encoding ADP-ribosylation factor 1: MGLAFGKLFSRLFAKKEMRILMVGLDAAGKTTILYKLKLGEIVTTIPTIGFNVETVEYKNISFTVWDVGGQDKIRPLWRHYFQNTQGLIFVVDSNDRDRVVEARDELHRMLNEDELRDAVLLVFANKQDLPNAMNAAEITDKLGLHSLRQRHWYIQSTCATSGEGLYEGLDWLSSNIASKA; encoded by the exons ATGGGGCTCGCGTTCGGGAAGCTCTTCAGCCGGCTTTTCGCCAAGAAGGAGATGCGGATCCTCATGGTCGGTCTTGATGCTGCCGGAAAGACCACCATCCTCTACAAGCTGAAGCTCGGCGAGATCGTTACCACTATCCCAACCATAG GGTTCAATGTTGAAACTGTCGAGTACAAGAACATTAGCTTCACTGTTTGGGATGTTGGGGGTCAGGACAAG ATCAGACCTCTCTGGAGGCATTACTTCCAGAACACGCAGGGTCTTATCTTTGTTGTGGACAGCAATGATAGGGACCGTGTTGTTGAAGCCAGAGATGAGCTCCACAGGATGCTGAATGAG GATGAGTTGCGCGATGCTGTGTTGCTTGTCTTTGCCAACAAGCAAGATCTTCCAAATGCTATGAATGCTGCTGAAATTACTGATAAGCTTGGATTACATTCCCTTCGTCAACGTCACTG GTACATCCAGAGCACATGTGCTACATCCGGTGAGGGTCTGTATGAGGGCCTGGACTGGCTATCCAGTAACATTGCCAGCAAG GCTTGA